From the Candidatus Micrarchaeia archaeon genome, one window contains:
- a CDS encoding polyprenyl synthetase family protein, translated as MDILELLAQRAPEINQEMEKIIPRNEKPEEVYSLIWEFLDLGGKRFRPLMTLLCCRAVGSDYKNIQKAAAAFELFHNFTLIHDDIEDDSLKRRGKPCLHIKYGIPLAINAGDGLFDYVWKAIEDAKIPENKLQKTINIYNKAFKGVLDGQGYEIGWFTNNIWNLTEEDYLMMVKGKTGALIAGACELGAFLGNGTEKEIKTLKDFGLAVGIAFQIQDDILDIVGDNTKFQKVLRGDITEGKRTLIVIHTLEKCNSEERNFLTKTLDAHTKDEEKINKVVKLFEKYNSINYAKQFAKKIVLKEKEKLKKEVKDSDAKYKLIALGEFFINREF; from the coding sequence ATGGATATTTTAGAACTTTTAGCTCAAAGAGCTCCAGAAATTAATCAAGAAATGGAAAAAATAATACCTAGAAACGAAAAACCAGAAGAAGTTTATTCTTTAATATGGGAATTTTTAGATCTTGGAGGCAAACGATTTAGACCATTAATGACTTTATTATGCTGTAGGGCAGTTGGTAGTGATTATAAAAATATACAGAAAGCAGCAGCAGCTTTTGAATTATTTCACAATTTCACTTTAATACACGATGATATTGAAGATGATTCTCTTAAAAGAAGAGGAAAACCTTGTTTACATATTAAATATGGAATACCTCTTGCAATTAATGCAGGAGATGGTTTATTTGATTATGTTTGGAAAGCAATCGAAGACGCAAAAATCCCAGAAAATAAATTGCAAAAAACAATAAATATATATAATAAAGCATTTAAGGGGGTTTTGGATGGTCAAGGATATGAAATTGGTTGGTTCACAAATAATATTTGGAATTTAACAGAAGAAGATTATTTAATGATGGTTAAAGGAAAAACAGGTGCATTAATTGCAGGTGCTTGTGAATTGGGTGCTTTTTTAGGTAATGGAACAGAAAAAGAAATTAAAACTTTAAAAGATTTTGGCTTAGCTGTAGGAATTGCATTTCAAATACAAGATGACATTTTAGATATTGTGGGTGATAACACAAAATTCCAAAAAGTATTAAGAGGAGATATAACAGAAGGTAAAAGAACACTAATAGTTATTCATACTTTAGAAAAATGCAATTCAGAAGAAAGAAATTTTTTAACAAAAACCTTAGATGCTCACACAAAAGATGAAGAGAAAATAAATAAAGTTGTTAAATTATTTGAAAAATATAATTCAATAAATTATGCTAAACAATTTGCAAAAAAAATAGTTTTAAAAGAAAAAGAAAAATTAAAAAAAGAAGTTAAGGATTCGGATGCTAAATATAAATTAATTGCGTTGGGTGAATTTTTTATTAATAGAGAGTTTTAA
- a CDS encoding PRC-barrel domain-containing protein: MASKISNIYGMDIYTDGGSFLGRVQDIIIDLEKGEVVRLTMEPLNFLVSKEEAMRILKEKSILYKSVRSVEDVVIVSKVGGE, encoded by the coding sequence ATGGCGTCAAAAATATCTAATATATATGGAATGGACATTTATACAGACGGAGGAAGCTTTTTAGGAAGAGTCCAAGATATAATAATAGACTTGGAAAAAGGAGAAGTTGTTAGATTAACAATGGAACCCTTAAATTTTTTAGTTTCAAAAGAAGAAGCTATGAGAATTCTCAAAGAAAAAAGCATTCTTTATAAAAGTGTAAGATCTGTAGAAGATGTTGTGATTGTAAGTAAGGTTGGTGGAGAATAA
- a CDS encoding RAD55 family ATPase has protein sequence MVFELPPMGPKVGIYTISPDIKKLSLGNKKLDIFLEGGLNIRSNNLIISPPGEEKIVFGLQFINEGLKNGEPGIFITTNYLPLEIEKIAEKYNWNFKSNENINLLKFIDCYSWTVGKTIDINRKDIFIQGPNALNDLSIALSEVVSSLSKPNKPIRVCISSLSSFLLYVEKDTLFKFLQVIGAKFKTMGATSLFLLDEGMHDEKTITTLKHLSDEIIYLKKENKQLFLDKDSLTEKIKIQLTEKGLIVL, from the coding sequence ATGGTTTTTGAATTACCGCCCATGGGACCCAAAGTTGGAATATACACGATTTCTCCAGATATTAAAAAATTAAGTTTAGGAAATAAAAAATTAGATATTTTTTTAGAAGGTGGATTAAATATTAGGTCTAATAATTTAATAATAAGCCCGCCAGGAGAAGAAAAAATTGTATTTGGATTACAATTTATTAACGAAGGATTAAAAAATGGAGAGCCAGGAATATTTATTACCACTAATTACCTACCTTTAGAAATAGAAAAAATAGCAGAAAAATATAATTGGAATTTTAAATCAAACGAAAATATAAATTTATTAAAATTTATTGATTGTTATTCCTGGACTGTGGGTAAAACAATAGATATTAATAGAAAGGACATATTTATTCAGGGACCAAATGCATTAAATGATCTTTCAATTGCTTTATCAGAAGTAGTTTCTTCTTTATCAAAACCAAATAAACCAATACGTGTTTGTATAAGTTCTTTATCTTCTTTTTTATTATATGTTGAAAAAGACACTTTATTTAAGTTTTTACAAGTAATTGGGGCAAAATTTAAGACTATGGGGGCAACCTCCCTTTTTCTTTTAGATGAGGGGATGCATGATGAAAAAACAATCACAACCTTAAAACATTTATCAGATGAAATAATTTATTTAAAAAAAGAAAACAAACAATTATTTTTAGATAAAGATTCATTAACAGAAAAAATTAAGATACAACTAACTGAAAAAGGATTAATAGTTTTATAA
- a CDS encoding roadblock/LC7 domain-containing protein: MELTEKLEEVLNDLNNNPNIFASLVIRKDGLFLAFLSKVDYINKNIAVSLATIYNTFEQTSEELKTGQLSYLLIKAENKNIFFIEISKDIILVLFLNTASNINEIYSESNIISKKILEILS, encoded by the coding sequence ATGGAATTAACAGAAAAATTAGAAGAAGTATTGAATGATTTAAATAATAATCCAAACATTTTTGCTAGTTTAGTTATCAGAAAAGATGGATTATTTTTAGCTTTTTTATCTAAAGTTGATTATATCAATAAAAATATAGCAGTATCTTTAGCAACTATATATAATACTTTTGAACAAACAAGTGAAGAATTAAAAACAGGACAATTATCATATTTACTAATAAAAGCAGAAAATAAAAACATATTTTTTATTGAAATTTCAAAAGACATTATTTTAGTTTTATTTTTAAATACTGCTTCGAATATTAATGAAATATATTCTGAATCTAATATAATTTCTAAAAAAATATTAGAAATTTTAAGTTGA
- a CDS encoding ribonuclease Z, translated as MKIVVLGSSGAIPTKQRNLPSIALIYESEILLFDCGEGTQRQMMKYNLNYSKVSKIFISHLHLDHYLGVFGILETANLINRETPIKIFGPQGIQQIFGKYKSAEIIELNENKEIFENKKYFISAFKLKHNIPLCLGYLFKEKSKIKFYEEKAKKVGLKGQQFTEIQNKGKLKIDNKVIKLSDISYTKEGKKIVFVADTLPIDTAIKYSKDADLLIHEATYLSSLEKEAKENFHSTAKQAAEIAKKANVKKLLLFHISQRHKNPQELEKEAKKVFKNTICSKDGLVLEI; from the coding sequence ATGAAAATAGTTGTTTTAGGTTCCTCAGGAGCAATTCCAACGAAACAAAGGAATTTACCAAGCATAGCTTTAATTTATGAAAGCGAAATTTTATTGTTTGATTGTGGTGAAGGAACACAAAGACAGATGATGAAGTATAATTTAAATTATTCAAAAGTCAGTAAAATTTTTATTTCTCACCTGCATTTAGATCATTATTTGGGGGTTTTTGGTATTTTAGAAACTGCAAATTTAATAAATCGAGAAACACCAATAAAAATTTTTGGACCCCAAGGAATTCAACAGATTTTCGGAAAATATAAATCCGCAGAAATAATTGAACTAAATGAGAATAAAGAAATTTTTGAAAATAAAAAATATTTTATTTCTGCATTTAAATTAAAACATAATATCCCTTTATGTTTAGGTTATTTATTTAAAGAAAAAAGCAAAATCAAATTTTATGAAGAAAAAGCAAAAAAAGTTGGTTTAAAAGGACAGCAATTTACAGAAATACAAAATAAAGGTAAATTAAAAATTGATAATAAAGTAATAAAATTATCTGATATCTCATATACAAAAGAAGGAAAAAAGATTGTTTTTGTTGCAGACACCCTTCCCATTGACACAGCCATAAAATATAGTAAAGATGCAGATTTATTAATACATGAAGCAACATATCTTTCTTCTTTAGAAAAAGAAGCAAAAGAAAATTTTCATTCAACAGCTAAGCAAGCAGCAGAAATAGCAAAAAAAGCTAATGTCAAAAAATTATTATTATTTCATATAAGTCAAAGACATAAAAACCCACAGGAATTAGAAAAAGAAGCAAAAAAAGTATTTAAAAACACAATATGTTCAAAAGATGGGTTAGTACTTGAAATTTAA